From a region of the Fischerella sp. JS2 genome:
- a CDS encoding metal ABC transporter permease: MNFLNDNHFNLLAIITVSDLLTLLQFPFMQRAMVGAVLMGILGGLLGCFVTLRQLSFFSHAVGHAALVGVALGVLLQLNPTWMLLPFTLVFGVVVIYFIDKTDLASDSVLSIVLSGALAIGIILSSLIQGYRGNLMGVLFGDILAINLTDLILTMLVLVGGSIFLLSTLRQQILLTLNLSVAKVQGIPVQIYRYGFVVLLSLAVAVAIKAVGVLLVNAFLVIPASTAKLISHHFSRFLLLSVIVGSTTSIAGIIVSGLFNLASGPSIVLVQFLVFVAVFGWVKFMSKGA, from the coding sequence ATGAATTTTTTAAATGATAATCATTTCAATTTGTTAGCGATCATCACAGTTAGTGATCTATTAACTTTGTTACAGTTTCCCTTTATGCAGCGAGCTATGGTTGGTGCTGTCTTAATGGGAATACTTGGTGGTTTACTTGGCTGTTTTGTCACCCTGCGCCAGTTATCTTTTTTCAGCCATGCTGTCGGTCATGCGGCATTAGTAGGCGTAGCATTGGGCGTATTGCTACAGTTAAATCCTACTTGGATGTTGCTACCTTTCACATTAGTATTTGGAGTAGTGGTAATTTACTTTATCGACAAAACCGATTTAGCTAGCGATAGCGTACTTAGTATAGTCTTATCAGGAGCATTAGCGATTGGCATAATTTTAAGTAGCCTCATCCAAGGATATCGCGGCAACTTGATGGGAGTCCTGTTTGGCGATATTCTGGCGATCAATCTTACAGACCTGATTTTAACCATGCTGGTGCTTGTGGGTGGGAGCATATTTCTATTATCAACCCTGCGCCAGCAAATTTTGTTAACCCTTAATCTTAGTGTGGCAAAAGTCCAAGGGATTCCGGTACAAATTTATCGATATGGATTTGTAGTTTTGCTGTCATTAGCTGTTGCTGTCGCAATTAAGGCTGTCGGCGTTTTACTGGTGAATGCTTTTCTTGTTATTCCCGCCTCCACAGCTAAATTGATCAGCCATCACTTTAGCCGTTTTTTGCTGCTGTCAGTGATAGTTGGTTCTACCACCAGCATAGCTGGCATCATCGTATCAGGTCTTTTTAATCTTGCTTCTGGCCCAAGTATTGTACTTGTACAATTCTTGGTGTTTGTGGCTGTTTTCGGCTGGGTCAAGTTTATGAGCAAAGGCGCATAG
- a CDS encoding metalloregulator ArsR/SmtB family transcription factor, producing MFTKELQPLSIQVLSSEKAQRMAEFFSFLGDANRLRILSLLAEKEFCVSDLAATLDMSESAVSHQLRNLRVVRLVNYRKQGRRVFYRLHDNHVLHLYQAVAEHLDEKDEG from the coding sequence ATGTTTACAAAAGAGTTGCAACCCCTATCAATTCAAGTTCTTAGCAGTGAAAAAGCCCAAAGAATGGCAGAATTTTTTAGTTTCTTAGGGGATGCTAATCGTCTGCGAATTCTATCTCTTTTAGCTGAAAAAGAATTTTGTGTAAGTGATTTAGCAGCGACATTAGACATGAGTGAATCTGCTGTATCTCATCAGTTACGAAATTTACGAGTCGTGCGCTTAGTTAATTATCGTAAGCAAGGTCGTCGCGTATTTTATCGCCTCCACGATAACCATGTTTTGCATCTTTATCAGGCTGTTGCCGAACACCTAGATGAAAAAGATGAAGGATGA
- a CDS encoding metal ABC transporter ATP-binding protein, which yields MTIEIPILKVERLSVNKGNYLAIRDVSFDLLPGTNTAIFGPNGAGKSTLVQAVLDLIPRTAGKIEIFGHPVTRLGYLCHQLGYVPQHFIFDRSFPISVSELVSLGWVKEGKRENSLFQTLWQGNQEKAAAVTSALRRTDAYHLRNQAIGTLSGGQLKRVLLAYCLVMPRRLLVLDEAFAGVDMQGAADFYILLNELKREEGWTVLQVSHDIDMVSRYCDRVICLNQTIVCTGVPEIALSPQNLLATYGPGFSHYQHQH from the coding sequence ATGACGATTGAAATTCCTATCCTGAAAGTAGAAAGATTAAGTGTAAATAAGGGTAATTATTTAGCTATTCGGGACGTTTCTTTTGATTTGTTACCCGGGACAAATACTGCTATATTTGGCCCTAATGGTGCAGGTAAAAGTACTTTAGTACAAGCAGTTTTAGATTTAATTCCTCGCACTGCTGGCAAGATAGAAATATTTGGTCATCCAGTAACAAGATTAGGATATTTGTGTCATCAGTTGGGGTATGTGCCACAGCATTTTATTTTTGACCGCAGTTTTCCAATTTCTGTAAGTGAGTTGGTAAGCTTGGGATGGGTTAAGGAAGGGAAAAGGGAAAATTCGCTTTTTCAAACCCTATGGCAAGGAAACCAGGAAAAAGCAGCAGCTGTAACTTCGGCTTTACGGCGAACAGATGCTTATCATCTGCGAAACCAAGCAATTGGTACTCTCAGTGGTGGTCAACTAAAGCGAGTATTACTTGCTTATTGCTTGGTAATGCCTAGAAGATTATTAGTACTAGATGAAGCTTTTGCGGGGGTGGATATGCAAGGTGCGGCAGATTTTTATATCTTGCTAAATGAACTGAAACGAGAAGAAGGTTGGACAGTTTTACAAGTTTCCCACGATATTGATATGGTTAGTCGTTATTGCGATCGCGTGATTTGTCTCAATCAAACCATCGTTTGCACCGGAGTACCAGAAATTGCACTTTCACCACAAAATCTGTTAGCAACCTACGGTCCAGGATTCAGCCACTACCAACACCAACATTAA
- a CDS encoding metal ABC transporter solute-binding protein, Zn/Mn family, which produces MTDRVSKTKKFLNNIVFFITLFLLTTACNQADTKRSINAEKSPQAQEAASTPTAESKKIKVVATFLPMYWFTQAVTGDAADVAILVPPGTEVHEYQATPENVKAIATANLLVKNGLGLEEFLEATVKNAQNPKLTQIDASKDIQPIEKISPVVEAGNKEEHDHEHAGGNPHVWLDPVLAKQQVINIRNGLIAADPTNKATYEANATAYIKQLEDLNNQYQQTLQKNPNCTFITFHDAYPYLAKRYNLKQVAVVEIPEDQLTPTDVQKAVNAVKQYKVKALFGEPGIDNKLLTSLSKDLNLTLYELDSLETGPTDSQHYFQAMKNNLKTLETACK; this is translated from the coding sequence GTGACTGACAGAGTAAGTAAAACAAAGAAATTTCTAAATAATATCGTATTTTTTATAACCTTGTTTCTACTGACAACTGCTTGTAATCAAGCAGATACAAAACGATCAATCAATGCAGAAAAATCTCCCCAAGCACAGGAAGCAGCATCCACACCAACAGCAGAATCCAAAAAAATTAAAGTAGTGGCGACCTTTTTACCAATGTATTGGTTTACTCAAGCAGTAACAGGAGATGCAGCAGACGTAGCAATTTTAGTACCTCCAGGAACAGAAGTACATGAGTATCAAGCTACACCAGAAAATGTGAAAGCGATCGCTACAGCAAATCTATTAGTAAAAAATGGCTTGGGTTTAGAAGAATTTTTAGAAGCAACAGTCAAAAATGCTCAAAATCCGAAGTTAACACAAATAGATGCCAGTAAAGACATTCAACCCATAGAAAAAATATCACCCGTTGTAGAAGCAGGAAATAAAGAAGAACACGATCATGAACATGCTGGAGGAAATCCGCATGTATGGTTAGATCCTGTTTTGGCAAAACAACAAGTTATCAATATCCGGAATGGATTAATTGCGGCTGATCCTACAAATAAAGCCACATACGAAGCAAATGCAACAGCTTATATAAAACAATTAGAAGATTTAAATAATCAATATCAGCAGACTCTACAAAAGAATCCTAACTGCACATTTATCACATTCCATGATGCCTATCCATACCTAGCAAAACGTTACAACCTCAAGCAAGTAGCAGTAGTAGAAATTCCTGAAGATCAATTAACACCAACTGATGTACAAAAAGCAGTCAATGCAGTGAAACAGTACAAAGTCAAGGCTTTATTTGGTGAACCAGGAATAGATAACAAATTATTGACAAGTCTTTCTAAAGACTTGAATTTAACTTTATATGAACTCGATTCTTTGGAAACAGGCCCAACAGACTCACAACATTATTTTCAAGCAATGAAAAATAATTTAAAAACTTTAGAAACAGCTTGTAAATAA
- a CDS encoding iron uptake porin, whose translation MQKFWKSLLVSPAILGAILLVDATALAGETINTSENTQPQLVVTPKQKVENNNIQSQVTSVSQLSDVQPTDWAFQALQSLVERYGCIAGYPNGTYRGNRPMTRYEFAAGLNACLDRVNEIIATATSELVTKEDLATLQRLQEEFSAELATLRGRVDTLEAHTAELEANQFSTTTKLTGQVVMAITDVLGGDNVNGVDAKDNNTTLGARARVEFNTSFTGSDTLFARIQANNILNPDIGTSEGSLFFAGEDGTTDAFIDALFYKFSLSDSTEVIAIANAGAADDVTNTVNLFDGDGAFGALSTFGTRNPIYYQMDGAGLGITQNFGDALALSLAYLGSSPNDPSAGNGIFNGPYGALAQLTFQPSDRLTVGLTYINAYNQELGAGSTRANPISFLESQLTPPPDVPGEPEPVSVPFSSNSYGLQASYKLSDNFVLGGWVGYTNARNLSTEGGTIDRGKLDIWNWAVTLGFPDLGSQGSLAGIIVGMEPKVTSSSINQIDEDEDTSYHFEAFYQYQVSENISITPGVIWLTAPDHNSDNDDVIIGALRTTFSF comes from the coding sequence ATGCAAAAATTCTGGAAATCTTTGCTGGTTAGTCCAGCGATTCTCGGTGCAATCCTACTTGTTGATGCGACTGCATTAGCTGGAGAAACGATCAATACTTCAGAAAACACCCAACCACAGTTGGTAGTCACTCCTAAGCAAAAAGTTGAAAACAACAATATTCAATCTCAAGTAACTTCGGTTTCTCAATTGTCCGATGTACAACCAACAGACTGGGCATTTCAAGCTTTACAATCACTAGTAGAACGCTACGGTTGTATAGCTGGATATCCAAACGGTACTTATCGCGGTAATCGGCCGATGACGCGTTATGAATTTGCCGCAGGTTTAAATGCATGTTTAGACCGCGTCAACGAAATCATCGCTACCGCCACATCAGAGTTGGTAACAAAAGAAGATTTAGCCACATTACAAAGATTGCAAGAAGAATTTTCCGCAGAGTTGGCGACTTTGCGGGGTCGTGTAGATACACTAGAAGCACACACCGCAGAATTGGAAGCAAATCAATTTTCTACCACCACCAAATTAACTGGACAAGTGGTAATGGCAATTACCGATGTTCTGGGAGGAGATAATGTCAATGGTGTGGATGCTAAAGATAACAATACAACCCTTGGGGCGCGGGCGCGTGTAGAATTTAATACTAGCTTTACAGGGTCAGATACTCTATTTGCCAGAATTCAAGCAAATAACATTCTCAACCCAGATATTGGCACATCAGAAGGTAGTCTGTTTTTTGCTGGTGAGGATGGGACAACTGATGCTTTTATAGATGCATTGTTTTACAAATTTTCACTAAGTGATAGTACTGAGGTAATTGCTATTGCCAATGCAGGTGCAGCCGACGACGTCACAAATACAGTTAACCTGTTTGATGGAGACGGTGCTTTTGGTGCTTTATCAACCTTTGGTACACGTAACCCAATTTATTACCAAATGGATGGTGCGGGTTTGGGTATTACTCAAAACTTCGGTGATGCATTAGCACTCAGCTTAGCGTATTTGGGGAGTTCGCCCAATGATCCGTCTGCTGGTAACGGTATATTCAACGGACCTTACGGCGCACTAGCACAGCTAACCTTTCAGCCGAGCGATCGCCTTACTGTTGGCTTAACCTACATCAATGCCTATAATCAGGAACTAGGTGCTGGTAGCACACGTGCCAATCCTATCTCTTTCCTTGAATCTCAGCTGACTCCTCCCCCTGATGTTCCTGGAGAACCAGAACCGGTGAGTGTACCTTTTTCCAGTAACTCCTACGGTCTACAAGCATCCTATAAACTTAGTGATAATTTTGTTTTGGGTGGTTGGGTTGGTTACACCAACGCTCGAAACTTATCTACAGAAGGAGGAACAATTGATCGTGGTAAGCTCGATATTTGGAACTGGGCAGTAACTCTAGGATTTCCTGACCTTGGTAGCCAAGGCAGCTTAGCGGGTATCATTGTCGGCATGGAACCGAAAGTTACAAGTTCTAGCATCAATCAAATCGACGAGGACGAAGATACCTCATATCACTTCGAGGCTTTCTACCAATATCAGGTGAGCGAAAATATTAGCATAACCCCAGGTGTGATTTGGCTAACTGCGCCGGACCATAATAGTGACAATGATGATGTGATCATTGGCGCACTCAGAACTACCTTTAGTTTCTAA
- a CDS encoding PEP-CTERM sorting domain-containing protein (PEP-CTERM proteins occur, often in large numbers, in the proteomes of bacteria that also encode an exosortase, a predicted intramembrane cysteine proteinase. The presence of a PEP-CTERM domain at a protein's C-terminus predicts cleavage within the sorting domain, followed by covalent anchoring to some some component of the (usually Gram-negative) cell surface. Many PEP-CTERM proteins exhibit an unusual sequence composition that includes large numbers of potential glycosylation sites. Expression of one such protein has been shown restore the ability of a bacterium to form floc, a type of biofilm.) — translation MSKFIKSFLAGTLLTVGLAIADAVQASAAVVQSSATTMSATLTADNHYGLFTGNGDGSVLNFVGRNEKGPGGSPGTYNWSQAETWTFDINPGEYIYTVIWDDAAVAESWIGEFTLPDGTKLLSDPSSWEYIVAHGSNPGDWGDVPSNSELNTEIANAQWIGAQAVGLNGSGPWGTIAGISSNASFLNVSNPGSQHYTIFRTKYAPIAAAAVPESGSTLGLVAVGAVSVGSLVRRKSKIA, via the coding sequence ATGTCTAAATTTATTAAAAGCTTTTTAGCAGGAACATTACTCACAGTTGGATTGGCAATAGCCGATGCAGTTCAAGCTTCGGCTGCTGTAGTTCAATCTTCTGCTACTACAATGTCAGCAACTCTCACAGCAGACAACCATTACGGACTCTTTACTGGTAATGGAGATGGTAGTGTATTAAATTTTGTTGGTCGCAATGAAAAGGGTCCAGGTGGTAGTCCTGGGACATACAACTGGTCGCAAGCTGAAACTTGGACATTTGATATTAATCCTGGGGAGTATATTTACACTGTCATTTGGGATGATGCAGCTGTTGCAGAATCTTGGATTGGTGAATTTACGCTACCAGATGGAACAAAATTGCTTTCCGACCCCAGCAGTTGGGAATATATTGTTGCTCATGGTAGTAACCCAGGTGATTGGGGTGATGTTCCATCTAACTCAGAACTAAATACAGAAATAGCTAATGCTCAGTGGATAGGCGCTCAAGCAGTAGGGCTAAATGGTAGTGGTCCTTGGGGAACAATTGCTGGAATTTCTTCTAATGCCAGTTTCTTGAACGTTTCCAATCCTGGTAGTCAGCATTACACAATTTTTAGAACTAAATATGCGCCTATTGCAGCTGCAGCTGTACCTGAATCAGGTTCTACACTTGGTTTAGTAGCAGTTGGTGCTGTGAGTGTAGGGTCATTGGTGAGACGGAAATCTAAGATAGCTTAA